The following are encoded together in the Rhinopithecus roxellana isolate Shanxi Qingling chromosome 5, ASM756505v1, whole genome shotgun sequence genome:
- the ZFYVE21 gene encoding zinc finger FYVE domain-containing protein 21 isoform X1 produces the protein MSSEVSARRDAKKLVRSPSGLRMVPEHRAFGSPFGLEEPQWVPDKECRRCMQCDAKFDFLTRKHHCRRCGKCFCDRCCSQKVPLRRMCFVDPVRQCAECALVSLKEAEFYDKQLKVLLSGATFLVTFGNSEKPETMICRLSNNQRYLFLDGDSHYEIEIVHISTVQLLTEGFPPGEKDIHAYTSLLGSQPASEGGNARATGMFLQYTVPETEGVTQLKLTAVEDANVGRRQAVAWLVAMHKAAKLLYESRDQ, from the exons ATGTCCTCCGAGGTGTCCGCGCGCCGCGACGCCAAGAAGCTGGTGCGCTCCCCTAGCGGCCTGCGCATGGTGCCCGAGCACCGCGCCTTCGGAAGCCCGTTCGGCCTGGAGGAGCCGCAGTGGGTCCCGGACAAGGAG TGTCGGAGATGTATGCAGTGTGACGCCAAGTTTGACTTCCTCACCAGAAAG CACCACTGTCGCCGCTGCGGGAAGTGCTTCTGCGACAGGTGCTGCAGCCAGAAGGTGCCGCTGCGGCGCATGTGCTTTGTGGACCCGGTGCGGCAGTGCGCGGAGTGCGCCCTGGTGTCCCTCAAGGAGGCGGAGTTCTACGACAAGCAGCTCAAAGTGCTGCTGAGCG GAGCCACCTTCCTCGTCACATTTGGAAACTCAGAGAAACCCGAAACTATGATTTGTCGTCTTTCCAATAACCAGAG ATACTTGTTTCTGGATGGAGACAGCCACTATGAAATCGAAATTGTGCACATTTCCACCGTGCAGCTCCTCACAGAAGGCTTCCCTCCTGGAG AAAAAGACATTCACGCTTACACCAGCCTCCTGGGGAGCCAGCCTGCCTCTGAAG GAGGCAACGCACGGGCCACAGGCATGTTCCTGCAGTATACAGTGCCGGAGACGGAGGGTGTGACCCAGCTGAAGCTGACAGCGGTGGAGGACGCGAATGTGGGCAGGAGGCAGGCGGTGGCGTGGCTAGTGGCCATGCACAAG GCTGCAAAGCTCCTCTACGAATCTCGGGACCAGTAA
- the ZFYVE21 gene encoding zinc finger FYVE domain-containing protein 21 isoform X2, whose product MSSEVSARRDAKKLVRSPSGLRMVPEHRAFGSPFGLEEPQWVPDKECRRCMQCDAKFDFLTRKHHCRRCGKCFCDRCCSQKVPLRRMCFVDPVRQCAECALVSLKEAEFYDKQLKVLLSGATFLVTFGNSEKPETMICRLSNNQRYLFLDGDSHYEIEIVHISTVQLLTEGFPPGGGNARATGMFLQYTVPETEGVTQLKLTAVEDANVGRRQAVAWLVAMHKAAKLLYESRDQ is encoded by the exons ATGTCCTCCGAGGTGTCCGCGCGCCGCGACGCCAAGAAGCTGGTGCGCTCCCCTAGCGGCCTGCGCATGGTGCCCGAGCACCGCGCCTTCGGAAGCCCGTTCGGCCTGGAGGAGCCGCAGTGGGTCCCGGACAAGGAG TGTCGGAGATGTATGCAGTGTGACGCCAAGTTTGACTTCCTCACCAGAAAG CACCACTGTCGCCGCTGCGGGAAGTGCTTCTGCGACAGGTGCTGCAGCCAGAAGGTGCCGCTGCGGCGCATGTGCTTTGTGGACCCGGTGCGGCAGTGCGCGGAGTGCGCCCTGGTGTCCCTCAAGGAGGCGGAGTTCTACGACAAGCAGCTCAAAGTGCTGCTGAGCG GAGCCACCTTCCTCGTCACATTTGGAAACTCAGAGAAACCCGAAACTATGATTTGTCGTCTTTCCAATAACCAGAG ATACTTGTTTCTGGATGGAGACAGCCACTATGAAATCGAAATTGTGCACATTTCCACCGTGCAGCTCCTCACAGAAGGCTTCCCTCCTGGAG GAGGCAACGCACGGGCCACAGGCATGTTCCTGCAGTATACAGTGCCGGAGACGGAGGGTGTGACCCAGCTGAAGCTGACAGCGGTGGAGGACGCGAATGTGGGCAGGAGGCAGGCGGTGGCGTGGCTAGTGGCCATGCACAAG GCTGCAAAGCTCCTCTACGAATCTCGGGACCAGTAA